The following coding sequences lie in one Metallumcola ferriviriculae genomic window:
- the copZ gene encoding copper chaperone CopZ yields the protein MAEKTMDISVAGMSCGHCKMAVENALKTLDGVTSAEVDLAANKVAVNFDEAKTSFDQLKSAIEEAGYEVQ from the coding sequence ATGGCTGAAAAGACAATGGATATCAGCGTGGCCGGGATGTCCTGCGGCCACTGCAAAATGGCTGTTGAGAATGCGTTAAAGACTTTGGATGGGGTGACTTCCGCTGAGGTAGATTTAGCGGCTAATAAAGTCGCTGTAAACTTTGACGAAGCCAAAACCTCTTTCGATCAATTAAAAAGCGCGATTGAGGAAGCTGGTTACGAGGTACAATAA
- a CDS encoding heme lyase CcmF/NrfE family subunit, with translation MADIGYLALVIAVAIGVYSLAAFIISIVTDNEKLKASAKGGVAAIGLLTTAASFILIYLLLVGDFSVKYVFEYTSTNLPLFYKLSAFWAGNAGSLLLWSWVLAIYTTIVTFSKKHEQDEKIPYVSAILLVINIFFLLVMTLNSSPFERIPSGVAVPMDGQGLNPMLQNPGMVFHPVTLYLGYVGFAVPYAFAMAALLTKKVDDSWIKVTRRWTIIAWMFLSLGNLYGAQWAYVELGWGGFWAWDPVENASFIPWLTGTAFLHSVMIQERKDMLKIWNMSLIIITFILTLFGTFLVRSGVLQSVHAFSNSGLGTWFLAFMCLAAVVSLYLLVDRINLLKQGNKFESYISKESSFLVNNLLLVGAAFATFWGTIFPLISEAVRGVRVTVSVPFFNQVNGPILLATIFVMGVCPLIAWQRASLKNIANSFLWPLILSVLIGVGLYLYLPGHELYGALAFLVATFVMLTILQEFYRGVRVRRRMTEEGFLTAFGRLMTRNRRRYGGYTIHLGIILISLAIIGSGAYKQEVTKQVSVGETITIDDYAITFNGLRQRQEGENDVVYAEMPVMKDGQVIGTITPEKVFYATWEQPSTEVAIKGTLVEDLYVILATWENSGQTATFKVHVNPLMSWMWIGGYILVLGTIFAVWPGKGSQLGPKYTQ, from the coding sequence ATGGCTGATATTGGTTATTTAGCGCTTGTTATTGCAGTAGCAATCGGAGTTTATTCCCTTGCGGCATTCATTATTTCAATTGTCACGGATAATGAAAAACTTAAGGCCAGCGCAAAGGGCGGGGTTGCTGCTATCGGCCTACTTACTACGGCGGCTTCGTTTATTCTTATTTACTTACTGTTAGTAGGCGACTTTTCGGTAAAATATGTGTTCGAGTATACCAGTACGAACTTACCGCTTTTTTATAAGCTTTCAGCTTTCTGGGCCGGTAATGCCGGGTCGTTGCTGTTGTGGTCGTGGGTGCTGGCTATTTACACAACTATTGTTACTTTTTCTAAAAAACATGAACAGGATGAAAAAATACCTTATGTTTCCGCTATTCTATTAGTAATTAATATTTTCTTTCTTTTGGTAATGACTTTAAACAGCAGTCCTTTTGAAAGGATTCCCAGTGGTGTGGCAGTTCCTATGGATGGACAGGGATTAAATCCCATGCTGCAAAACCCGGGTATGGTCTTTCATCCGGTGACACTTTATCTAGGTTATGTCGGCTTTGCGGTTCCATATGCATTTGCTATGGCGGCATTGTTAACTAAGAAGGTGGACGATAGTTGGATTAAAGTTACCCGACGGTGGACAATTATTGCCTGGATGTTTTTAAGCCTAGGCAACCTATATGGAGCCCAGTGGGCATACGTGGAACTTGGTTGGGGCGGTTTCTGGGCTTGGGACCCGGTGGAAAACGCATCCTTTATTCCCTGGCTAACGGGTACGGCATTTCTACATTCAGTGATGATTCAAGAAAGAAAGGACATGTTAAAAATATGGAACATGTCATTGATTATCATTACATTTATATTAACACTCTTTGGCACCTTTTTGGTGCGAAGCGGTGTGCTGCAATCAGTACATGCTTTTAGTAATTCAGGGTTAGGTACCTGGTTCTTGGCATTTATGTGTCTGGCAGCGGTAGTATCCCTCTACCTGTTGGTGGACCGGATTAACCTTTTGAAACAAGGAAATAAATTTGAGTCATACATTTCTAAAGAGAGCAGTTTTTTGGTGAATAACCTATTGCTTGTGGGTGCTGCCTTTGCAACCTTCTGGGGTACTATTTTCCCATTGATTTCTGAAGCGGTAAGAGGGGTTAGAGTTACGGTAAGTGTACCTTTTTTCAACCAGGTAAACGGGCCAATCCTATTAGCTACGATATTTGTGATGGGTGTTTGTCCCTTGATTGCTTGGCAAAGGGCGTCTTTGAAGAATATAGCAAATAGCTTCTTGTGGCCCTTGATTCTGTCAGTGCTGATTGGCGTTGGGCTGTATTTGTATCTGCCCGGACATGAATTATATGGAGCGCTTGCCTTTTTGGTAGCCACATTTGTAATGTTGACTATCCTCCAGGAATTTTACCGGGGCGTGCGTGTGCGCCGGCGTATGACAGAGGAAGGGTTCTTGACAGCGTTTGGGAGATTAATGACACGAAACCGCAGACGTTATGGTGGTTATACTATTCACCTTGGCATTATTTTGATCTCTCTAGCAATTATTGGCAGCGGTGCATATAAGCAGGAAGTTACCAAACAGGTATCCGTAGGGGAGACTATTACTATTGACGATTATGCCATTACCTTTAACGGTCTCCGCCAGCGTCAGGAAGGCGAAAATGATGTAGTATACGCTGAAATGCCGGTCATGAAAGACGGCCAGGTAATAGGCACGATCACTCCAGAAAAAGTCTTTTATGCCACATGGGAGCAACCGTCTACAGAAGTTGCAATTAAGGGCACTTTAGTAGAAGACTTATATGTAATTCTGGCTACATGGGAAAACAGTGGTCAGACGGCGACATTTAAGGTTCATGTTAACCCATTGATGAGTTGGATGTGGA
- a CDS encoding cytochrome c maturation protein CcmE has product MNQTTKIFIGVLIIIAAVGYLMFTGFSSFSGYEVGISELLTGQKDYNDEYLLVPGKLIGDSVNFNGDKVELVFTLTDIKGEGYQLPVVYNDVKPDNFDDGADVILEGYYDKEDNLFKAEKVTTKCPSKYEGVEEGAETPPQGEN; this is encoded by the coding sequence GTGAACCAGACTACAAAAATTTTTATTGGGGTTCTTATTATCATTGCTGCGGTGGGTTATTTGATGTTTACGGGTTTTTCAAGTTTTTCCGGATATGAGGTGGGAATATCAGAACTACTCACCGGTCAAAAGGATTACAATGATGAATATCTGTTGGTGCCGGGGAAATTAATCGGGGATAGTGTGAACTTTAACGGTGATAAGGTGGAGCTGGTATTTACACTTACGGACATCAAGGGTGAAGGTTATCAACTACCGGTGGTTTACAATGATGTTAAGCCGGACAACTTTGACGATGGTGCCGATGTAATATTAGAGGGGTATTATGACAAAGAAGATAATCTTTTTAAGGCGGAGAAGGTTACTACCAAATGCCCGTCAAAGTATGAAGGTGTAGAAGAAGGCGCGGAGACCCCGCCACAAGGGGAAAATTAA